One genomic segment of Spiroplasma endosymbiont of Poecilobothrus nobilitatus includes these proteins:
- a CDS encoding formate/nitrite transporter family protein: MSDEIKKEEKVDNSDSYSNEDSFVNIYKYALKKGNSPFYKTFLMGLAAGLFIGFGYIAAITAIKGNWDNIPIGLKSLVLGLVFTVAITMIVFLGGEMFTSNSLALIVVFKKQLNVGRFVSNLFIVLSGNFLGCLVMAGLTAWGGFLNHTPNSETDFYNNAVILINGKLEHKWWENFGSAILCNFLVAGSIYAAHTTKTAVAKFFVVNLIIMAFAISGFSHVVANSYLWFLQPFLKIFGTSGGWTDFGKFAYNVQLPTLIGNFLSGGIFLPFLYYFIYRKDVKEKLTL; this comes from the coding sequence ATGAGTGACGAAATTAAAAAAGAAGAAAAAGTAGATAATTCCGATAGTTATAGCAATGAAGATAGTTTTGTAAATATTTATAAGTATGCGTTAAAAAAAGGAAATAGTCCATTTTATAAAACCTTTTTAATGGGTTTAGCTGCTGGTTTATTTATTGGATTTGGTTATATTGCTGCAATTACGGCAATAAAGGGAAATTGAGATAATATCCCAATTGGCTTAAAAAGTTTAGTATTGGGTCTTGTCTTTACTGTTGCAATTACAATGATTGTTTTTCTTGGGGGAGAGATGTTTACATCAAATTCTTTAGCATTAATTGTTGTTTTTAAAAAACAATTAAATGTTGGAAGATTTGTTAGTAATTTATTTATTGTTTTAAGTGGTAATTTCCTTGGTTGTTTAGTGATGGCTGGTTTAACAGCGTGAGGTGGTTTTTTAAATCATACTCCTAATTCTGAAACTGATTTTTATAATAATGCGGTAATCTTAATTAATGGAAAATTAGAACACAAATGATGAGAAAACTTTGGGAGTGCCATTTTATGTAACTTTTTAGTTGCTGGTTCTATTTATGCTGCACATACAACTAAAACGGCCGTTGCTAAATTCTTTGTTGTAAATTTAATTATTATGGCTTTTGCAATTTCTGGATTTTCGCATGTAGTTGCTAATTCATATTTATGATTTTTACAACCATTTTTAAAAATTTTTGGGACAAGTGGTGGTTGAACAGATTTTGGAAAATTTGCTTACAATGTTCAATTACCAACTTTAATTGGAAATTTCTTAAGTGGAGGAATTTTCTTACCATTTTTATATTATTTTATTTATCGAAAAGATGTAAAAGAAAAATTAACACTTTAA
- the groL gene encoding chaperonin GroEL (60 kDa chaperone family; promotes refolding of misfolded polypeptides especially under stressful conditions; forms two stacked rings of heptamers to form a barrel-shaped 14mer; ends can be capped by GroES; misfolded proteins enter the barrel where they are refolded when GroES binds), which translates to MSKSIKFAEEARMKLLNGINKLTDAVKVTLGPKGKYVLLEKTYGSPLITNDGVTISKEIELSNHFENMGAKLVAEVANKTNDVAGDGTTTAIVLTQAIVKEGLKNITAGANAVAIRNGIEKTVKAIVDLLKQSAKEIKSKEEIAQVASVSSKDPEIGALIAEIMAKVGNDGVITIEESKTINTETSVTEGLQFDKGYLSQYMVTDSEKMLTEFENPYILITDKKISNMKEILPILEKIVEEGRPLLIIADDVDGDVLPTLLLNKMRGAFNICVVKAPEFGNNRKDLLEDIAMLVKGKFVNGDLGMDFKTLTLDDLGTAKKVIVSKDTTTIIEGKATRAEIEDRKEFIRNQIKNEKSTFEQDKLKKRLAKLANGVGIIKVGAPTEIEMKEKKLRIEDALNSTKAAVEEGIVAGGGTALVQVGKKLGNLKLNDEEKLGLNIVLRAIEEPVRQISANAGVDGSIIVNKLKEQSDNFGYNAATNIWENMIEAGIVDPVKVTRYALQHAGSVSALLLTTEAVVVNNVEDKQPKAPSYPDLGI; encoded by the coding sequence ATGTCAAAATCAATTAAATTTGCTGAAGAAGCAAGAATGAAATTACTTAATGGAATTAATAAATTAACTGATGCAGTAAAAGTAACTTTAGGACCAAAAGGAAAATATGTTTTATTAGAAAAAACTTATGGTTCACCATTAATTACAAATGATGGTGTTACAATTTCAAAGGAAATTGAATTAAGCAATCATTTTGAAAATATGGGAGCTAAGTTAGTTGCTGAAGTTGCTAATAAAACAAATGATGTTGCCGGCGATGGAACAACAACGGCAATTGTTTTAACTCAAGCGATTGTTAAAGAAGGATTAAAAAATATTACTGCTGGTGCAAATGCTGTAGCTATTCGTAATGGAATTGAAAAAACAGTTAAAGCAATTGTGGATTTATTAAAACAATCAGCAAAAGAAATTAAGTCAAAAGAAGAAATTGCACAAGTTGCGAGTGTTAGTTCAAAAGATCCTGAAATTGGTGCCTTAATTGCTGAAATTATGGCTAAAGTTGGTAATGATGGGGTTATTACGATTGAAGAATCAAAAACAATCAATACTGAAACAAGTGTTACTGAAGGATTACAATTTGATAAGGGATATTTATCACAATACATGGTAACTGATAGTGAAAAAATGTTAACAGAATTTGAAAATCCATATATTTTAATTACTGATAAAAAAATTAGTAATATGAAAGAAATTCTACCAATTTTAGAAAAAATTGTTGAAGAAGGACGTCCATTATTAATTATTGCTGATGATGTTGATGGTGATGTTTTACCAACATTATTACTAAACAAAATGCGTGGTGCTTTTAATATTTGTGTTGTTAAAGCGCCGGAATTTGGGAACAACCGTAAAGATTTATTGGAAGATATTGCTATGCTAGTAAAAGGTAAATTTGTTAATGGTGATTTAGGAATGGATTTCAAAACTTTAACTTTAGATGATTTAGGAACTGCAAAAAAAGTAATTGTTTCAAAAGATACAACAACAATTATTGAAGGAAAAGCAACACGTGCAGAAATTGAAGATCGTAAAGAATTTATTCGTAATCAAATCAAAAATGAAAAATCAACATTTGAGCAAGATAAATTGAAAAAAAGATTAGCTAAACTTGCTAATGGTGTTGGAATCATTAAAGTTGGTGCACCAACTGAAATAGAAATGAAAGAGAAAAAATTACGAATTGAAGATGCCTTAAATTCAACTAAAGCTGCTGTTGAAGAAGGCATTGTTGCTGGTGGTGGAACGGCATTAGTACAAGTTGGGAAAAAATTAGGAAATTTAAAATTAAATGATGAAGAAAAATTAGGATTAAATATTGTGTTACGAGCAATTGAAGAACCAGTTCGTCAAATTTCTGCTAATGCTGGTGTTGATGGTTCAATTATTGTTAATAAATTAAAAGAACAAAGTGACAATTTTGGTTATAATGCTGCAACAAATATATGAGAAAATATGATTGAGGCAGGAATTGTTGATCCAGTTAAAGTAACACGTTATGCTTTACAACATGCTGGTAGTGTTAGCGCTTTGTTGTTAACAACGGAAGCTGTTGTAGTAAATAATGTTGAAGACAAACAACCAAAAGCACCAAGTTATCCTGACTTAGGAATTTAA
- a CDS encoding IS1/IS1595 family N-terminal zinc-binding domain-containing protein yields the protein MEKIIEELINSLTDDQFLEFHEKVKKEAELIKKQKRLNEIEQKFRDKGIKCPNCQSFYCVKNGHNTEGKQKYLCKKFRASFDAFRDHFTYWSHLKYEQWNLLIQISLLGQSSKMISRFIKTSPKTAWYNR from the coding sequence ATGGAAAAAATAATTGAAGAATTAATAAATAGTTTAACAGATGATCAATTTTTAGAATTTCACGAAAAAGTCAAAAAAGAAGCAGAATTAATTAAAAAACAAAAACGCTTAAATGAAATTGAACAAAAATTTAGGGATAAAGGTATTAAATGTCCTAATTGTCAATCTTTTTATTGTGTTAAAAATGGTCATAATACTGAAGGAAAACAAAAATATTTATGCAAAAAATTTCGTGCTAGTTTTGATGCTTTTCGTGATCATTTTACGTATTGAAGTCATTTAAAATATGAACAGTGAAATTTATTGATTCAAATTTCATTATTAGGACAATCTAGTAAAATGATTTCCCGCTTTATTAAAACATCACCGAAAACCGCTTGATATAATCGCTAA
- a CDS encoding transposase: protein MKSKQLENTQLKFKTLNGQIQIDETFIKEIHKGNFKDKFDKRKIHLDSFSTNTKCCIQMAVDSNNNIYVKSTNTKRLQKQLIIENINKQLIKENSIIISDMQPLYLLVAKQTNSILLATKTSTNPDVSYRKLNKISKLQSNLKESLIHYHELGFTNIQNYLNHWKWKYQHKGLTPNQQSSVLYFNV from the coding sequence ATGAAATCAAAACAATTAGAAAACACCCAATTAAAATTTAAAACGTTAAATGGCCAAATTCAAATCGATGAAACATTTATTAAAGAAATCCACAAAGGTAATTTTAAAGATAAATTTGATAAAAGAAAAATTCATCTTGATTCATTTTCAACCAACACTAAATGTTGTATTCAAATGGCTGTTGATAGCAATAATAATATTTATGTTAAATCAACCAACACAAAACGATTACAAAAACAGTTAATTATTGAAAATATTAATAAACAATTAATCAAAGAAAATTCAATTATTATTTCTGACATGCAACCATTATATTTATTAGTAGCAAAACAAACAAATTCTATTTTATTAGCAACTAAAACTAGTACAAATCCTGATGTTAGTTATCGGAAGTTAAATAAAATTAGTAAATTACAATCAAATCTTAAAGAATCCTTAATTCATTATCATGAGTTAGGTTTCACGAACATTCAAAATTATTTAAATCACTGAAAATGAAAATACCAGCATAAAGGTTTAACGCCAAACCAACAATCATCGGTATTATATTTTAACGTATAA
- a CDS encoding BMP family ABC transporter substrate-binding protein, whose product MQRILQSFMMISIIGTSASSVFACVKKYNFDNSIWVITDGGTINDLAFNQSAWEGASKYVFAQKNQIVPPQNWKSSNWWASYFETVSQTPGDYKNAYITSSIAGAKTLVLPGFNHGNTIGWAAGLVDNIIYIDGSSQNIHLNMDQKAPLAKNIIGITYQAEASGFYASLATSIYLNAHQNEYNGQLKVGSYGGMDNPVAVSNYMWGFLVGIDLFNTIINSSVNSKWNNIKHNILKQVQNINQEITSLESIVKVQNVLKQNESWFSQSFQAGDGKIISDELLARGARIIFPVAGAQAQDTINQIKVNKVNAKIVGVDTEQSKIYGENYVVNSALKQIAASTFDALKNIYSAQCGYDSQNNIWDEAKQTSNCWINTDQTSLEHPSWTGIETTKWVKQDLVDFLHNTTDDHSKDTLFDKIVKILQYAYKSGIDNHSPISAQNFTNTLQNTYETQTKLKAYLLAAIEKVL is encoded by the coding sequence ATGCAACGAATTTTACAAAGTTTTATGATGATAAGTATCATTGGAACTTCAGCGAGCAGTGTTTTTGCTTGTGTAAAAAAGTATAATTTTGATAATAGTATTTGGGTTATTACTGATGGGGGAACTATAAATGATCTTGCTTTTAATCAATCCGCATGAGAAGGGGCAAGTAAATATGTTTTTGCACAAAAAAATCAGATTGTCCCACCACAAAATTGAAAAAGTTCAAACTGATGAGCAAGTTACTTTGAAACAGTTAGTCAAACTCCTGGTGATTATAAAAATGCTTATATTACATCTTCAATTGCAGGAGCAAAAACACTAGTTTTACCTGGTTTCAACCATGGCAATACCATTGGCTGAGCAGCAGGCTTAGTTGATAATATTATTTATATTGATGGAAGTAGTCAAAACATTCATCTTAATATGGACCAGAAGGCACCATTAGCAAAAAATATTATTGGAATTACTTATCAAGCTGAAGCTTCTGGATTTTATGCGAGTTTAGCAACAAGTATTTATTTAAATGCGCATCAAAACGAATATAATGGGCAATTAAAAGTTGGTAGTTATGGTGGGATGGATAATCCAGTTGCCGTTTCAAATTATATGTGAGGTTTTTTAGTTGGAATTGATTTATTTAATACTATTATTAATTCTTCAGTAAATAGTAAATGAAATAATATAAAACATAATATATTAAAACAAGTCCAAAATATTAATCAAGAAATAACAAGTTTAGAATCAATTGTTAAAGTGCAAAATGTTTTAAAACAGAATGAATCATGATTTTCACAATCATTTCAAGCTGGAGATGGCAAAATTATTAGTGATGAATTATTAGCTCGTGGCGCTCGAATTATTTTTCCTGTTGCTGGTGCACAAGCTCAAGATACAATTAATCAAATTAAAGTTAACAAAGTAAATGCTAAAATAGTTGGTGTTGATACCGAACAATCTAAAATTTATGGCGAAAATTATGTTGTGAATAGTGCTTTAAAACAAATTGCCGCTTCAACTTTTGATGCATTAAAAAATATTTATTCAGCACAATGTGGTTATGATTCACAAAATAATATATGAGATGAGGCAAAACAAACAAGTAATTGTTGAATTAATACTGACCAAACTTCTCTTGAACATCCAAGTTGGACAGGGATTGAAACAACAAAATGAGTTAAACAAGATTTAGTTGATTTTTTACATAATACAACTGATGATCATAGCAAAGATACTTTGTTTGATAAGATAGTAAAAATATTACAATATGCTTACAAAAGTGGAATTGATAATCATTCCCCAATTTCCGCACAAAATTTTACAAATACTTTACAAAATACATATGAAACACAAACAAAATTAAAAGCATATTTATTAGCAGCAATTGAAAAGGTGTTATAA